One Denticeps clupeoides chromosome 12, fDenClu1.1, whole genome shotgun sequence genomic window carries:
- the LOC114801008 gene encoding uncharacterized protein LOC114801008: protein MEEVHSIGSESPCNKVNIHLNGKAVEPSTSLPATLSLESRGNLLHSHHVLPLEAIREVDEAKEVISSLRSPEDGEVRVKLQAEESQLLLAEGHASREDAKNCDSAAGIITGETTMAFLSGEDKISPGPQADECDSSCDASDPCPSLEDSPTIPVHRRLDLESHSLNRGAEPLTIIRDAEPATSTHSLIEVLSACKTKVEQLEQLKCSSSELAVKLQSAQATAAQLQRQMAGLEEEAHGLREQLQQARSALQERSAEAARAAEELRLLRPQPGKDRPSSKLCALL from the exons ATGGAGGAGGTACACAGCATTGGCTCAGAGAGCCCATGCAACAAGGTCAATATCCACCTGAATGGGAAAGCTGTGGAACCATCCACCAGCCTGCCAGCAACTTTGTCTCTGGAGAGCAGGGGGAACCTGCTGCATTCTCATCATGTGTTGCCTCTGGAGGCCATTCGCGAGGTGGATGAAGCCAAGGAGGTCATCTCTTCCCTGCGAAGTCCTGAAGACGGGGAGGTTAGGGTCAAACTTCAGGCAGAGGAGTCACAACTTCTCCTCGCTGAAGGACATGCCAGTAGAGAGGATGCAAAGAACTGTGATAGTGCTGCAGGGATCATTACAGGGGAGACCACAATGGCTTTCCTTTCTGGTGAAGATAAGATCAGCCCGGGTCCACAAGCCGATGAATGTGATTCCTCCTGTGACGCCTCAGATCCATGCCCTTCATTGGAAGATTCCCCCACAATCCCAGTTCACAGGAGGCTTGACTTGGAATCACATTCATTAAACAGGGGCGCAGAGCCGCTGACTATAATTAGGGATGCCGAGCCAGCGACCTCCACCCACAGTCTCATTGAGGTCCTCAGCGCCTGCAAGACCAAAGTGGAGCAACTGGAGCAGCTCAAGTGTTCCTCGTCAGAACTGGCAGTGAAG CTCCAGTCCGCGCAGGCGACGGCGGCGCAGCTGCAGCGACAGATGGCCGGGCTGGAGGAAGAGGCGCACGGGCTAcgggagcagctgcagcaggcccGGTCCGCCCTGCAGGAGCGGAGTGCGGAGGCGGCCCGCGCCGCGGAGGAGCTGCGGCTGCTCCGCCCGCAGCCGGGGAAGGACAGGCCCAGCTCAAAACTGTGCGCGCTGCTGTGA